A region from the Pseudomonas promysalinigenes genome encodes:
- a CDS encoding CYTH domain-containing protein: MHKETELKLRASSQTLAALREHPLLKKRNKSGWQTRELLNQYFDTPERELSAARVALRLRRDGEAIIQTLKCRGQSVAGLSERNEYEWQLDKVKLDLKKLDATCWPAQLAELDKKTIKPLFTTDFTREYAEISWGRGKSKVVIEAALDQGFVIAGKRKEEICELELELREGAPEALLELAAELAASLPLMPCDISKAERGYRLLEPDSYELGLPTTELSAETAVDDAFAALAWQLLGSSQRLAEQYRHNGHWRLLQDWVQCLAELRALVASLGQAAPRATTRELRASLDALLEDWRPLVQAGNDDEDIRRAAPEQFLEELEDVRWGQFSLETSRWLLARAWTVERKGRGERQGKAQLASWLAHLLGEEGRSLKLPLYTQRPEDLAEQLPRIEQLLAWLHHARQVLEAPQMDRLYGDLKKLHELAELPISDELLEARIDQARTVDQSRGWKHLLKA, from the coding sequence ATGCACAAAGAAACCGAACTCAAGCTGCGCGCCAGCAGCCAGACCCTCGCCGCCCTGCGCGAGCACCCCTTGCTGAAAAAACGCAACAAATCTGGCTGGCAGACCCGCGAGTTGCTCAACCAGTACTTCGATACTCCCGAGCGCGAGCTTTCCGCCGCCCGTGTGGCCCTGCGCCTGCGCCGCGACGGTGAGGCGATCATCCAGACCCTCAAGTGCCGCGGGCAAAGCGTTGCCGGGCTGTCCGAGCGCAACGAATACGAGTGGCAGTTGGACAAGGTCAAGCTCGACTTGAAAAAGCTCGACGCCACCTGCTGGCCGGCGCAGCTGGCCGAACTCGACAAAAAAACCATCAAGCCGCTATTCACCACTGATTTCACCCGCGAATACGCCGAAATCAGCTGGGGCCGTGGCAAGAGCAAGGTGGTGATCGAGGCCGCGCTGGACCAAGGCTTCGTGATTGCCGGCAAGCGCAAAGAGGAAATCTGCGAGCTTGAGTTGGAGCTGCGCGAAGGCGCCCCTGAAGCGCTACTGGAGCTGGCCGCCGAGCTGGCCGCCAGCCTGCCGCTGATGCCGTGCGACATCAGCAAGGCCGAGCGTGGCTACCGCTTGCTGGAGCCGGACAGCTACGAGCTGGGCCTGCCGACCACCGAGCTGAGCGCTGAAACTGCTGTGGACGACGCCTTCGCCGCCCTGGCCTGGCAGCTGCTGGGCAGCAGCCAGCGCCTGGCCGAGCAGTACCGCCACAATGGTCACTGGCGCTTGTTGCAGGACTGGGTGCAGTGCCTGGCCGAACTGCGCGCCTTGGTCGCAAGCCTGGGCCAAGCTGCGCCCCGCGCCACCACGCGCGAGCTACGCGCCAGCCTTGATGCGCTGCTGGAAGACTGGCGCCCATTGGTGCAGGCCGGCAATGACGATGAAGACATCCGCCGCGCTGCGCCCGAGCAGTTCCTCGAAGAACTCGAAGACGTACGCTGGGGCCAGTTCTCCCTGGAAACCTCGCGTTGGCTGCTGGCCCGCGCCTGGACCGTGGAGCGCAAGGGCCGTGGCGAGCGCCAGGGCAAGGCGCAGTTGGCAAGCTGGCTGGCGCACCTGCTGGGTGAAGAAGGCCGCTCGCTGAAGCTGCCGCTGTACACCCAACGCCCCGAGGACCTGGCCGAACAGCTGCCACGTATCGAGCAGTTGCTGGCCTGGCTGCACCATGCCCGCCAGGTGCTTGAAGCACCGCAGATGGACCGCTTGTACGGCGATTTGAAAAAGCTGCATGAGCTGGCCGAGTTGCCGATCAGCGATGAGTTGCTGGAGGCGCGTATTGATCAGGCTCGGACAGTGGATCAGAGCCGGGGCTGGAAGCATTTGCTCAAGGCTTAA
- a CDS encoding Lrp/AsnC family transcriptional regulator, translated as MQSELDAYDRRILELLQEDSSLSSAQIAERVGLSQSPCWRRIQRLKEEGVIRGQVTLLDRKKVGLNTQIFAEVKLNAHGRSNFTEFTEAIRGFPEVLECYVLMGAVDFLLRIVTSDIEAYERFFFEKLSNVPGIQEVNSIVALSEIKSTTSLPLAK; from the coding sequence ATGCAAAGCGAGCTGGATGCCTACGACCGGCGCATCCTCGAACTACTGCAAGAAGACTCATCACTGTCCAGTGCGCAGATCGCCGAGCGCGTGGGGCTGTCGCAATCGCCCTGCTGGCGCAGGATTCAGCGGTTGAAAGAGGAAGGAGTGATCCGAGGCCAGGTAACCCTGCTGGACCGCAAGAAGGTCGGCTTGAACACTCAGATCTTCGCCGAAGTGAAACTCAACGCCCACGGCCGCTCCAACTTCACTGAATTCACTGAGGCGATCCGCGGCTTTCCGGAGGTGCTGGAATGCTATGTGCTTATGGGGGCGGTGGACTTTCTACTGCGCATCGTCACCTCGGATATCGAAGCTTATGAGCGCTTCTTTTTCGAAAAGCTATCGAACGTGCCGGGCATCCAGGAAGTGAATTCGATTGTGGCGCTGTCGGAGATCAAGTCCACCACCAGCTTGCCTCTGGCGAAGTAA
- a CDS encoding GspE/PulE family protein, whose amino-acid sequence MLTPDEQALDLQSLLDALQADQHLSASDSCQVREQAAHYSAHHPLETIAALGLEDRCKPGQQLTLDALCQWLAHKVGQPYLHIDPMQLDLTQVNGLISPAFAQRHGILIVAEDANAITVASAQPYQQLWQADLERSLGKPIRRVLASPLQIRQLGQSLFRLAHSVQGAQHQQTTRLGELEHLLELGQRQAQATADDAHIVNIVDWLLQYAIEQRASDIHLEPRHEKGHLRYRIDGLLQTVYAFPASVTLAVVSRLKHLGRMDVAEKRRPQDGRVKSRLPGGSEVQLRLSTLPTPYGEKLVVRLFDPRQLQEDFAQLGLEGETLSQWRRLLQRRQGIVLVTGPTGSGKTSTLYASLKLLATPEVNLCTIEDPIERLEPAFNQLQVQPGLGLDFADGVRALLRQDPDIIMIGEIRDRETAQVAVQAALTGHLVLSTLHTNDTCSAITRLLELGVADYLIRATLGGVMAQRLVRILCDGCQGHASGAPCPLCRGTGYRGRTGLFELLIPSDSLRSHIGASTDLADLQRQAVAEGLQDLRSCGAAKVARGITRSEEVMRVCS is encoded by the coding sequence ATGTTAACGCCCGACGAGCAAGCCCTCGACCTTCAAAGCCTGCTGGACGCCTTGCAGGCCGACCAGCACCTCAGCGCCAGCGACTCATGCCAGGTTCGCGAACAAGCAGCGCACTACAGTGCGCACCACCCGTTGGAAACCATCGCGGCACTGGGCCTTGAAGACCGCTGCAAGCCCGGCCAGCAGCTGACCCTGGATGCGCTGTGCCAGTGGCTGGCACACAAGGTCGGTCAGCCTTACTTGCACATCGACCCCATGCAGCTGGACCTCACCCAGGTCAATGGCCTGATTTCACCCGCGTTTGCGCAACGTCACGGCATCCTGATCGTGGCCGAAGATGCCAACGCCATCACCGTAGCCAGTGCCCAGCCCTATCAGCAACTGTGGCAGGCCGACCTCGAACGCAGCCTGGGCAAACCAATCCGCCGCGTGCTGGCCAGCCCGCTGCAGATCCGCCAGCTGGGCCAGTCGCTGTTTCGCCTGGCCCACTCGGTCCAAGGTGCGCAGCACCAGCAGACGACCCGGCTGGGCGAACTGGAGCACTTGCTTGAACTGGGCCAGCGCCAGGCGCAGGCCACGGCCGACGATGCGCACATCGTGAATATCGTCGACTGGCTGCTGCAATACGCCATCGAGCAACGCGCCAGCGATATCCACCTGGAGCCACGCCACGAAAAGGGCCACCTGCGCTATCGCATCGACGGGCTGTTGCAGACGGTCTATGCCTTCCCAGCCAGCGTTACCCTGGCCGTGGTCAGCCGCTTGAAACACTTGGGGCGCATGGACGTAGCGGAAAAGCGCCGCCCGCAAGACGGCCGGGTCAAAAGTCGCCTGCCTGGCGGCAGCGAAGTGCAATTGCGCCTCTCCACACTGCCTACGCCCTATGGCGAAAAACTGGTGGTGCGCCTGTTCGACCCGCGCCAGTTGCAGGAAGACTTCGCCCAGCTTGGCCTGGAGGGTGAGACGCTGAGCCAGTGGCGCAGGCTGTTGCAGCGCCGCCAGGGCATTGTGCTAGTGACCGGGCCTACAGGCTCGGGCAAGACCAGTACGCTGTACGCCAGCCTCAAGCTGCTGGCCACACCTGAGGTCAACCTGTGCACCATCGAAGACCCCATCGAGCGGCTGGAGCCAGCCTTCAACCAACTACAGGTGCAGCCCGGGTTGGGGCTGGATTTTGCCGATGGCGTGCGTGCCCTGCTACGCCAGGACCCCGACATCATCATGATCGGCGAGATACGCGACCGCGAAACCGCACAAGTAGCCGTGCAGGCCGCGCTTACCGGGCATCTGGTACTTTCGACCCTGCACACCAATGACACCTGCAGCGCCATTACCCGTTTGCTGGAGCTGGGGGTGGCCGACTACCTGATCCGCGCGACTTTGGGCGGGGTCATGGCACAGCGCCTGGTGCGCATCCTCTGCGATGGCTGCCAAGGGCACGCGTCCGGCGCACCATGCCCGTTGTGTCGCGGCACCGGCTATCGGGGCCGCACAGGCCTGTTCGAACTGCTGATCCCCAGCGACAGCTTGCGGTCGCACATCGGCGCCAGTACCGACCTGGCCGACCTGCAGCGCCAGGCGGTGGCTGAAGGATTACAAGATTTACGCAGTTGCGGGGCGGCGAAAGTGGCCCGTGGAATCACCCGCAGCGAAGAGGTGATGCGGGTCTGTTCCTGA